TCGCGGACATCGACGTGTTCGACGTCGAAATCGAACCCGAGGACGTCGACGAGTTCGTGAACATCGTCAGCGCGATGGAACCCACCTTCGGCGGCATCAATCTGGAGGACATCAAGGCGCCGGAGTGCTTCGAGATAGAGTCGCGCCTGCGCGACGAGATGGACATCCCGGTCTTCCACGACGACCAGCACGGCACCGCCATCATCTCCGGCGCCGCCCTCCTGAACGCCCTCGACGTGGTCGGCAAGGAGATGGACGAGGTTCGGGTGACGTTCGCCGGCGCGGGCGCGGCGGCGACGGCGACGGCGCGCTTCTACGTCTCTCTCGGCGTCCGGCCCGACAACATCGTCATGTGCGACATCGACGGCGTCCTCACTGAGGAACGTCGCGAGGCGGGCGAGTTGAACGCGCAGAACAGCGAGTTCGCGCGCGACGTCGAGGCCGACACGCTCGAAGAGGCGATGGCCGGTGCGGACGTGTTCGTCGGCCTCTCGGCGGGCGGAATCGTCTCACAGGAGATGGTGGCGTCGATGGCCGACGACCCCATTCTCTTCGCGATGGCCAACCCGGACCCCGAAATCGGCTACGAAGAAGCGAAGGAGGCCCGCGACGACACCGTCGTCATGGCGACGGGTCGCTCCGATTACCCGAATCAGGTGAACAACGTGCTCGGCTTCCCGTTCATCTTCCGCGGCGCCCTCGACGCCCGCGCCACCGAGATAAACGAGGAGATGAAGGTGGCCGCCGCGGAGGCCCTCGCCGAACTCGCCCGCAAGGACGTCCCCGACGCCGTCGTGAAGGCCTACGGCGACCAACCCCTGCAGTTCGGCCCCGACTACGTCATCCCGAAACCCCTCGACACGCGGGTGCTGTTCGAGGTCTCCGCGGCCGTCGCGCGGGCGGCGATGGAAAGCGGCGTCGCCAGACAGGAGATAGACTTGGACACCTACCGCGAGCGTCTGGAGGCGCGCGTCGGGAAGTCCTTGGAGATGCTTCGGGTCGTCCTCAACAAGGCGCAGAGCGACCCCAAGCGGGTCGTCCTCGCCGAGGGAGACCACGAGAAGATGATCCGCGCGGCCGCCCGGATGCGGACGGAGGGCATCGCCGAACCCCTCCTCGTGGGCGACAGGGAGCGCATCGAGTCCGTTGTCGCCGAACGCGGCCTCGACTTCTCTCCGAGCGTCGTCGACCCGAGCGCCGACGCGATGGACGAGTACGCCGAGCGCCTCTACAAGAAACGCCGCCGGAAGGGGCTGACACGCCGCGAGGCGGCCGAGCTCGTGAGCACCGACCCCGACTACCTCGCCAGCGTGATGGTCGACGCCGGCGACGCCGACGCGATGCTAACGGGCCTAACGCACCACTACCCGCCGGCGCTCCGGCCGCCGCTACAGGTCATCGGGACCAAACCGGACGCGAACTACGCCGCCGGCGTCTACATGCTCGCGTTCCCCGACCGCGTGGTGTTCTGCGCCGATGCGACGGTGAACCGGGACCCGAGCGCCGACGTCCTCGCGGAGGTGGCACAACACACCGCCGACCTCGCCCGGCGGTTCAACGTCGACCCCCGGGTGGCGTTTCTCTCGTACTCCGACTTCGGCAGCGTCGACAACGAGGGGACACGCAAACCGCGGACGGCGGCGCAGTCGCTCCGCTCGGACCCGGACGTGGACTTCCCCGTCGACGGGGAGATGCAGGCCGACACCGCCGTCGTCGAGGACATCCTCACCGGGA
The genomic region above belongs to Halogeometricum sp. S3BR5-2 and contains:
- a CDS encoding NADP-dependent malic enzyme — translated: ADIDVFDVEIEPEDVDEFVNIVSAMEPTFGGINLEDIKAPECFEIESRLRDEMDIPVFHDDQHGTAIISGAALLNALDVVGKEMDEVRVTFAGAGAAATATARFYVSLGVRPDNIVMCDIDGVLTEERREAGELNAQNSEFARDVEADTLEEAMAGADVFVGLSAGGIVSQEMVASMADDPILFAMANPDPEIGYEEAKEARDDTVVMATGRSDYPNQVNNVLGFPFIFRGALDARATEINEEMKVAAAEALAELARKDVPDAVVKAYGDQPLQFGPDYVIPKPLDTRVLFEVSAAVARAAMESGVARQEIDLDTYRERLEARVGKSLEMLRVVLNKAQSDPKRVVLAEGDHEKMIRAAARMRTEGIAEPLLVGDRERIESVVAERGLDFSPSVVDPSADAMDEYAERLYKKRRRKGLTRREAAELVSTDPDYLASVMVDAGDADAMLTGLTHHYPPALRPPLQVIGTKPDANYAAGVYMLAFPDRVVFCADATVNRDPSADVLAEVAQHTADLARRFNVDPRVAFLSYSDFGSVDNEGTRKPRTAAQSLRSDPDVDFPVDGEMQADTAVVEDILTGTYEFSELDRPANVLVFPNLEAGNVAYKLLQRLGDAEAVGPMLVGMDEPVHVIQRGDEVNDIVNLAAVAVVDAQEE